The segment GAGAAAATGAtgttaagaaaatttaataattaaataccTGTGGTTGATATGTTTCGACCAAAGCTCCGGCGCCGGCAGAAGCGAAATTAACGCCGTAAGTAAACTGATTGACGCCATTTCCAGGTTGTAGATAAGGCGGTATCAATGGTAGCCAAGCGTATTCCGCTGCATTTATAGCAAAAATATTCCAGGAAAATGTATAGATTATtagattaaatgaaaaattatgcAAATATGATGGATATGTGCTTTTTGAAATGTACCGATAAAATCTGGAATCAAACGGCCGTCAGAATTTCTCCCGGTCGGAAACTTGAACGTGGTTTGGCCATACGGCCAAACATTAGCCTGAGCAGCTCGGTGTGTGTTGATGTAATTGTTATTGCCAACGTCGAACACGGAGTCTCCGAACACGAACAATGCTGCCTGGTTCGTTGGCAGACTTTTCTCGCTGCTTATTAAATTGATCGATGAAACTATAGTCGAAAAGAGTAATAATATCGAATAAAATCGCTCATTGTTTGCCATATGAAGTCTATATTTTAAGCTAGTTCTTTTTGTATAAAATCGTTGTGTGATATATAAGCAGAACAACGCCTGTGTAACTGTGTTTATATAGGTGATAGTGAGTCAAAAGCCAGCTAGAAACAAAATGAAGAGAAATGATGCTGGACGTTTCTGGACAGTTTCGTTTTTGATTTTCCAAACTTAAATTACAAAATGTCCTCTTTGAATAGTCTAAATGTGATTATAAAATGAGAGggaactatataaaatataatacatttgTATTGGTCAGTCAAACTTTGGATAAAAATATGCTTGAAACAATTGAATGTAAAAGCTATATATCAGTTTCTTGTCTTTCACGGGACTGCTGGTCAATGGAAAACTAACTGTATCATGTGAACTGATTAgtttaatcaaatcaaaagaatacaaaatcaaatgtaaatcgttattttgaccccaaaaaaatctttattttgtCGGCGTAAATCTTTTCATTTTCGTCAGTTGTTTTCTCTTTGTGGTGAGCAACCACGCTTTAGTTAAAAGTTTCAATCAAGGAACGTTCCTGATCTATATCCATACGAACTGCTTCCCTTAACGGTCCACTCCAACAACAAGCCTTCTTCACTTCTTTAAACCTTATTTTACCAAAGACAAAGAGAACATGCATTTTAAGCTATTACATATAGAACTTCTTcacatatacaaaaatatataaggcCATTGAACTAATGCAGTTTACTTAAAAGATTTGAAAAGCAAATGTTGTTTAGAATCATGCAAACACAATTAAGCAGTGTATGCTTGGTTTTGGTTTCACCAATAAAACCTTGAATCAAATTAAGTGTTCGTATGATTcgtttaattaaattaaaagaattCCAAATCAGATGTAAgtaatttttttgtgtgttttattttcttctttttggtaaGCAGTTCTTTGTCAACGATCACGTTGAGTGATCTTAACTACTAAAATGTTTGTTAACAAACTAAAATGTGAGAATTAGTCACAGCCTCGTTGATCATACATTGTAACCACTTTTCATAGTGCCCTACAGAATCATTTAGGCgcattttctttaattattCTCTCCTCACTTGTCAGCACTTGGGAGTATTTTCATCAAAAGGTTCACGAGAAAGTTTACAAGAAACTTGATTTTATCTAGTTATATTTTCCGAATCTATTCTCCTTTTTAAAGAGATTAAAAGCGAAGCTGTTTGAATTATATACGATGAATAAGTAAAGAATATAGCATTTCACAATATCAAATCATCTACGAAGCAAAGGTTTTTTTAGACACAGAAGATCCATAGAACAAACAGAGGTTCCAAACAGTTCTATATAAGTTTTTTGGGGTACAAAACAAACACTTCAGAGGGTGATGATGATacactataaaagaaaaatccaaaaagagtttttaaaacattaataaattgtcataaaaatacaaaaaaaaaaactcaaggaAGAGAGTCATTGgatagaaattataataatatactcTATATACTTCCTCACCCCCTTTTATTTCAGGAATTTAAAAGAGACACTCTCTATGGGTAAGAGACTCATAAGACAACGATAAAGCTCCAGGTGTGCCTTGTACCATTCCCCCCAACAGCAAAACCCTGTGCAAGACAACACACAAAAACCAAACTGAAGTTTAAGTAAAACCAAGGCTAAGGCTGTTTGTCTTTCACCAATAGACTTGAAAACTAACCAACACACAGCTTTATTTACAATCCAGGCAACCCATCACTCACTTCAGAAGACACCACCATCCAGCATGGAGTTGATATCATCTAAGCTCCATAGGTCCATTGGGTTTGCCTCTTCCTGAGTCATAGTAGCAGCATCTGCGCCAAGCATAGCTTCCACTTCCAACGGAGACTCCCACAAGGCGTTGTTCAGGTATGCCATCAGATCATCAGAACCATCATTGTTGCTTATCCCGTCCCCAGAGTTGGCTTTGAGCTTCTTGGCTGCGTTGGTTTCTTCAATGAAAGGAGCTTGGTTGTTGTTGACTAGCATTGAAGAGATCTCAGGTGTCTTGGGGCCTTGATCACTCCACCCAAACTCAGAGCAGTCCAAGGAGTTACTGCCCTGATCAGAACTGAAATACTGGTATCCATTGTTACCTCCAACATCAAAGAACTGATTGTTGAACACCTGAGGCTTCGGTTCCGTGAAACTCACGTCACTAAAGGAGTTGTTGCAGTACTGATTCACATGTGTTGGCTGCTGAACCAAAGTTGTAGCCACTGGCTTCTTAAGATTGCTGGTCTTGGCAGCAGGGCGTTTGCTAGGGACCATCTCCTCAGGGAAATTCACCTTAGCTTTATTACCACGGATCCTGCGTGCAGCTGCATCATAAGCTCTTGCTGCTTCCTCGGCGGTGTCGAATGTTCCAAGCCACTCTCTAGCGCCTTTTCTAGGATCACGGATCTCAGCGGCCCATTTGCCCCAAGGGCGCTGCCTAATCCCTCTGTACTGattcttcctctttctcttaGCACATTTCTCAGCTTGCCCACCAGACTCTACGCCAGAAACTGGACCTAATGAAGTCAAATCACACACAATATCAGTCAATCATATGATAAAACTCACAACGCAAGGTCGAATACACACCGTAAACAAAACTGAATCAATTCCTCAGAAGCTACTGGATCTGGACATCAACATAGTAACAAAATAAACAGTATCAACCATTCCCCAACACTTGAAACAATATTTAACGCTAGAAACTAAGTAAAAAAAGCGTCTGAAAAACCAAGATCCGGAAGATCTAAATCATTTCAAGAGCTTACCAAAGCGATCACAcattaaaaaacagaaaagtcAAACCCTTTGCCACTTGACAAACTCTCAATATGTCTACGAATAAACAaagtaacaaaacaaaactagaaaGGATCTATCTCTCGTCTCCTTCAAAAGCTATTCAGATCTTAACTTTTGTCTATTGAGCAATAACAATCCAAAAcacaaaactaaaaacaaaaaacaaaaaacaaaaacgaataCGGAGATTAACCCACAACAAAGCTCATAAAAATCCAAACTTTGAACATTTAACacataaaaacacacacaaaacccTAATTCAAAAGATTTGAATCAATACCAGTGGTGGGAGGGGAAGCTGCTGGCTTGGTACCTGCGGTGAAAACAAAGGGCTTGACATCGGCGaagacatcatcatcatcgacgtcgaattcatcttcttcttcgcaGTCGAAAGATGAATCATCCTTAACCCTTGAAAGTCAGCCTCGAACTCATCCTCCAGATCGAGGAAATCGGATCGCTTCTTCTTCGAAgctttccctttttttttcaGATCCGGCCAGATGAACTCGCTCGTGACGCGGCGGGACCTCGGCGGTGGGATGAAATCGGAGATTATTGCTCCTCCACACATGGCGGTGTTGAAATGCTCAGAAACGTAAACTTAGCGGCGAAACTGTCAATAATTAGCTTCTTTGAGGTTCTCTTTCGAaatattttttctctctctctatctctttgtGGTTTGTTGATGCTCTCCAGGAAGGTAGAGAGATGGTGGGTTGTATATTATATAGATTGAGTGTTTATTATTGTACCCTTGGTTTGTGACTCGTTCTACAATAATGCCATTGAATTTGATTCAAGGTAAGTGTTAAATGTAATTTTTCCCATCTTTTAGGTCGGTCAATACGTGTCCTTTATTTTGTGCAAAGTGTTAGgtgaatataatttttactatttatagCTTCTAaactttttgatcaaaaaaaagcTTCAAAACTTATCAAAAATAGAGATAGTTGGTGTGGATTCTATTTGATCTAATCATTATAAGATAGAAGACAATCATGAATAAATTTGGAAGCatgtaatttataaatatatatctaaactGTAAGATATTTGGGTAAGAAAATCTATTGAGCTAAATAGTTGgagttttcatttaattcaaaatttaaagtaaTTGATTTCCTCTAGATTGtttgattatataaaaccaTGATGTGTTTGCCTTATGTTGTCTGTCAAGTGTAAAAAGTAATATATCCTTAATAATGACAAGTTAAAGAATAGTAAGTGATAATTGAGATTGGATCTTTCGTTAATAATAGATTTAATCACTACATTGCAAAGATATACTGTAACCAGTAATGGGAAGTTGTGAATTatgtagattttacaaattacCTAGCAAAAATGATATTCCAAGAATTTAATAATACTATAACTCATTTATTTCTTACAAAGGTAAACAAATCTTTATTTAATAActtaatatagatatatattaggaaatacatatttgaatatatttgatcaaaccaataaatatttataagctggtatagaaaaaaaaattgtttagatcATTTTActaacaatattatatatatatatatatatatatatatatatatattatatatatatatatatatatgttagtagtgtttagtgtttacaTTCCATGAATTTTTGTTGTTCAAACATTCGCATGACTATAAACATCGATTTGgctatgaaaataataaaataacaggCCAATGATGTTAAAGAGTACATATAAAGTTAAAGGTAAAATGGAAAACATTAATCTTAGAATCTCGAAGAACTGCCGAAGAGACATCAAGAATGTGACCACGGTAAATAAAGGAGGCCATCAGAATTGAAATGTTGGGTGCATGCATCATTCAATAGTAGTATTATTATTTaagggaaaaataaaaaaataaacaaaaaaaacaaaaaagaaagaatcaatcaaaacacacacaacaaTGAACAATTATACAGCCcgatttatataatattatgaacCCGTCCTTAGGGAAATGTTACCACTTTGTTTAAATTCGACATGACGCATAAGTTAGAGAAAACAAAGTTTAGACCTTTGATTatcaatcaaaattttattaatagtcAATCAAAGTAACAGTAAAAAGTCTTATGTTGTAATAGCTTTTTATTATTAGCTGTGTGAATTATTGGTCTTAGACATACTTCAGCAACGCCCAAGGATAGACAAGAGTTTTACACGAACCTTTTTCTTGTTAAAACAACGAAAATTTGACCATCCATAATGTCTGGGAGGGCTTCTCTGGTGTAGGCAGTGGTAActtgaattaaaaatattttgaatcttcGTGGATACACTATATGTTCACGTTTTGAATGGGTTTGGAACCCTCCCTCGTGTTACAACGAGTCCTACTTATGCTTTATAACCGTCAACTTTTTCTTCGTCACTTGAAATCACGCTAACTTCCATGTAAAGCTCTTGAGTATCACATTTAACTCTCTGAGCACACGAGGAAAGGTCTGTAATGCGTCAGTTCATGTCTACGTAAACCAACAAGTTTGAGCACAAACAATATTATGATAAAACTAAAACCTAGAGTTCGTAATACCCAGACCCACCTTAGCATCATTCTTCGTTTTTCTTGGTTCTCTTACTTGTTTGTTACACTCACTATATCTACATCGTTCGTTCCCCTAACAAAATTTCGTCACTACTTTCTCTAACGCACAATCTTGAATCATCCCAAAGTCCTTTCTCTATTCCACGGTAAATTAAGGTTCACTCAttataaaacactaaaatttaaactacacatctattctattaattcttcaacatgtccggTTGATAAAAGTTCTGTCcacttttttaaattttattataactgcatCATTAACATTAACTAATTATAACTGCATCCAAAATCGTAACcaccttgattttttttaagaaaacgtAACCACTTCTAAACGGTTTATAAATGACTAAACATACAGTTTATTAATGTATCCAAGAAGTGGTGTCCAACAAACGTATAACCACCTCTAACTTATTTCATCAATCTGACAAATacatgaatttaaaaataataatttaaattttaaatcatgtataagttttttaatataaatatatttttataactttaactTGAGAACATATGggagttataaaatatatatataactggcTATTAATCACGTAACGGCCCAAAAGGGCGTATGATTCAATATGATTTGATATCGTATTTTTTTGTGAACGCCCATTACTgcataattatatttcttaatttcttaATCATGATCACTAATCACGTAACTggctaaaaatatattatacaaagattataattattaaagcctcttataaatcattttaaaaagatattatacaaaataaaaacaaaaataattaaaaacacaaatataaaaattaaacttttaaaagatgtaaaacaaaaatttacccgcccttttaagggcgggtcaaatctattctattaattatcctgtatgaccaattaataaagggcttattgcaaaagtgactcaaacttgaattcaaacagaaaactaaccttttcttttgactcattttttttttgagtttttaaccccacatctgcattttatctacgaaaatgccattaaccctttttttttttttttttttcgaaaatggcttctttactgtctcaacctcattttcttcaagtatttacaatattgccactgccatgaatagtgggaacaaccttgtacgaactgtttggagcttttaatgccctttaatgcacgtaaatctctttacactctctctgtttcaattgttatgaactaaaaacaacatttctttcactttctctccatattcatccaaaaaactgaagcttttgattcaaaattgtttggagccatatttctttcgttttgacttacggttgctttcgtttgaggttctgggtggttggagaagaccctgtgtgcaaacaaagtcatctcacctagttgaaggtacgaatttgaatttttttcaaaatatgttcgcgtagaagacttacaagtaagtcatctgtatgtagaagacttactgatgagtcttctggtcaaacggacgacttaaactaagtcgtccagctttgtttggtgaaaaaaaacagtccagacgacttatatataagtcgtctacgagaaacaggctagttttgcatttgaccgaatcgtgtcagatctttgactatttctggacgacttataattcagtcgtctctcggaaagttaaaatttcaatattttattaaactagacgacttacgtgtaagtcgtcttaggttagttttgtagttgaaaaataaaacttcataatttaatttttaccagacgacataatataaagtcgtcccgtcagaagacttaatttaaagtcgtccggggaaagcaaagtcgtccagaatttttcccaattaagtcgtccaaaccttgcttatcccggacgaccttaaattaagtcgtctagctggacgacttttagttaagtcgtctggagaaagttaaatttcaagttttatttttcaattacaaaactaacctgggacgacttacgtgtaagtcgtctagtttgaataaaatattgaaattttactttccagagacgactgatttataagtcgtccagaaatagtcaaagatctgacacgattcggtcaaatgcaaaactagcccgtttttcgtagacgacttatatataagtcgtctgaatttttttttttaacaaacaaagccggacgacttagaattaagtcgtcccttttaattttcaattgcaaaagtgacctctttagacgacttacctttaagtcttctggacgacttaaatctaagtcgtctgcgataatgtttgttgaacttcttcat is part of the Raphanus sativus cultivar WK10039 chromosome 5, ASM80110v3, whole genome shotgun sequence genome and harbors:
- the LOC108861647 gene encoding LOW QUALITY PROTEIN: ethylene-responsive transcription factor RAP2-2-like (The sequence of the model RefSeq protein was modified relative to this genomic sequence to represent the inferred CDS: inserted 1 base in 1 codon), with protein sequence MCGGAIISDFIPPPRSRRVTSEFIWPDLKKKGKASKKKRSDFLDLEDEFEADFQGXKDDSSFDCEEEDEFDVDDDDVFADVKPFVFTAGTKPAASPPTTGPVSGVESGGQAEKCAKRKRKNQYRGIRQRPWGKWAAEIRDPRKGAREWLGTFDTAEEAARAYDAAARRIRGNKAKVNFPEEMVPSKRPAAKTSNLKKPVATTLVQQPTHVNQYCNNSFSDVSFTEPKPQVFNNQFFDVGGNNGYQYFSSDQGSNSLDCSEFGWSDQGPKTPEISSMLVNNNQAPFIEETNAAKKLKANSGDGISNNDGSDDLMAYLNNALWESPLEVEAMLGADAATMTQEEANPMDLWSLDDINSMLDGGVF